The proteins below are encoded in one region of Saccopteryx leptura isolate mSacLep1 chromosome 1, mSacLep1_pri_phased_curated, whole genome shotgun sequence:
- the MVB12A gene encoding multivesicular body subunit 12A isoform X2, producing MDPGPDAAPLAGLAWSSASAPPPRGFSAISCTVEGTPASFGKSFAQKSGYFLCLSTLGSLENPQEYVVADIQVLVDKNPLPPGFSPVCDPLDSKASVSKKKRMCLKLVPLGATDTAVFDIRLSGKTKTVPGYLRVGDMGGFAIWCKKAKVPRPVPKLRALSQDMKSLSLDPPGQPRGGFPGGTLSRLGLRTSTLRRSDSIYEASNLYGISAMDGVPFTLHPRFEGKSCGPLAFSAFADLTIKSLADIEEEYNYGFVVEKTAAARLPPSVS from the exons ATGGATCCCGGGCCTGACGCAGCGCCACTGGCTGGCCTGGCCTGGTCGTCAGCCTCGGCGCCCCCGCCGCGGGGATTCAGTGCG ATCTCCTGCACCGTGGAGGGGACGCCTGCCAGCTTCGGCAAGAGCTTCGCTCAGAAATCTGGCTACTTCCTGTGCCTCAGTACCTTGGGCAGCCTAGAG AATCCGCAGGAGTACGTGGTGGCCGATATCCAAGTCCTGGTGGACAAGAACCCCCTCCCGCCCGGCTTCTCGCCGGTCTGCGACCCCTTGGACTCCA AGGCttctgtgtcaaagaagaaacGCATGTGTTTGAAGTTGGTGCCCCTGGGGGCCACAGACACAGCTGTGTTTGACATCCGGCTGAGCGGGAAGACCAAGACGGTGCCTGGATACCTTCGAGTAGG GGACATGGGTGGTTTTGCCATCTGGTGCAAGAAGGCAAAGGTCCCTCGGCCTGTTCCCAAGCTCCGAGCTCTCAGCCAGGACATGAAGAGCCTCTCCTTGGACCCACCTGGCCAGCCCAG GGGCGGCTTCCCTGGGGGAACATTGTCGAGATTGGGTTTGCGGACCTCCACCCTGCGGAGGAGTGACTCCATCTATGAAGCCTCCAACCTTTACGGCATCTCAG CCATGGATGGGGTTCCCTTTACGCTGCACCCCCGATTCGAGGGAAAGAGCTGCGGCCCTCTG GCCTTCTCTGCCTTTGCTGATCTGACCATCAAGTCGCTGGCGGACATTGAGGAGGAG TACAACTACGGCTTCGTGGTGGAGAAAACAGCAGCTGCGCGCCTGCCCCCCAGTGTGTCGTAG
- the MVB12A gene encoding multivesicular body subunit 12A isoform X1, translating to MDPGPDAAPLAGLAWSSASAPPPRGFSAISCTVEGTPASFGKSFAQKSGYFLCLSTLGSLENPQEYVVADIQVLVDKNPLPPGFSPVCDPLDSKASVSKKKRMCLKLVPLGATDTAVFDIRLSGKTKTVPGYLRVGDMGGFAIWCKKAKVPRPVPKLRALSQDMKSLSLDPPGQPSRGGFPGGTLSRLGLRTSTLRRSDSIYEASNLYGISAMDGVPFTLHPRFEGKSCGPLAFSAFADLTIKSLADIEEEYNYGFVVEKTAAARLPPSVS from the exons ATGGATCCCGGGCCTGACGCAGCGCCACTGGCTGGCCTGGCCTGGTCGTCAGCCTCGGCGCCCCCGCCGCGGGGATTCAGTGCG ATCTCCTGCACCGTGGAGGGGACGCCTGCCAGCTTCGGCAAGAGCTTCGCTCAGAAATCTGGCTACTTCCTGTGCCTCAGTACCTTGGGCAGCCTAGAG AATCCGCAGGAGTACGTGGTGGCCGATATCCAAGTCCTGGTGGACAAGAACCCCCTCCCGCCCGGCTTCTCGCCGGTCTGCGACCCCTTGGACTCCA AGGCttctgtgtcaaagaagaaacGCATGTGTTTGAAGTTGGTGCCCCTGGGGGCCACAGACACAGCTGTGTTTGACATCCGGCTGAGCGGGAAGACCAAGACGGTGCCTGGATACCTTCGAGTAGG GGACATGGGTGGTTTTGCCATCTGGTGCAAGAAGGCAAAGGTCCCTCGGCCTGTTCCCAAGCTCCGAGCTCTCAGCCAGGACATGAAGAGCCTCTCCTTGGACCCACCTGGCCAGCCCAG CAGGGGCGGCTTCCCTGGGGGAACATTGTCGAGATTGGGTTTGCGGACCTCCACCCTGCGGAGGAGTGACTCCATCTATGAAGCCTCCAACCTTTACGGCATCTCAG CCATGGATGGGGTTCCCTTTACGCTGCACCCCCGATTCGAGGGAAAGAGCTGCGGCCCTCTG GCCTTCTCTGCCTTTGCTGATCTGACCATCAAGTCGCTGGCGGACATTGAGGAGGAG TACAACTACGGCTTCGTGGTGGAGAAAACAGCAGCTGCGCGCCTGCCCCCCAGTGTGTCGTAG